Proteins from a genomic interval of Arthrobacter sp. CAN_C5:
- a CDS encoding IS3 family transposase (programmed frameshift): MARRHTPDQVIAKVRQGQKMLNDGRPMIEVIKELQVTEATWYRWLQQYGSEKNATQAKAVKDLEKENARLKKLLADQVLANDILNEVAPGKILSPEPRHRAVRMAQEKFGASERFACKVLGQNRSALRKGRPVVSFEEAQLRSDLRAVAGKYPAWGWRKARWHLLEQPQWDGVALNKKRVRRLWRAEGLTCKPKARKKRRTGPGSGEHKRLRAEYPMHVVSFDFQSDVTSCGRHIRFFNVIDEYTRTALAIIPRRSFTATDVVAVLEDIIAETGIVPTYVRSDNGPEFTAAALIDWCATAGVDTAFIDPGSPWQNGFAESFNAQFRREQLAGEIMDTMAEAKYLADEWKEIYNNERPHGSLDGLTPSRHWERWTAENQLAIA; encoded by the exons ATGGCACGTAGACATACCCCGGATCAGGTCATCGCGAAAGTGCGTCAGGGCCAGAAGATGCTCAACGACGGACGACCGATGATCGAGGTCATCAAAGAGTTACAGGTGACCGAGGCGACCTGGTATCGGTGGCTGCAGCAGTACGGGTCCGAGAAGAACGCCACCCAGGCCAAGGCCGTCAAGGACCTCGAGAAGGAGAACGCGCGACTGAAGAAGCTGTTAGCCGATCAGGTCCTGGCCAATGACATTTTGAATGAGGTGGCGC CGGGGAAAATTCTGAGCCCCGAACCACGTCACCGCGCCGTTCGTATGGCGCAGGAGAAGTTCGGGGCGTCCGAGAGGTTCGCCTGCAAGGTGTTGGGGCAGAACCGGTCAGCGCTGCGCAAAGGCCGACCCGTGGTCAGCTTTGAAGAGGCACAGTTGCGCTCTGATCTGCGCGCTGTTGCCGGCAAGTATCCGGCGTGGGGGTGGCGCAAGGCGCGCTGGCACCTGCTCGAGCAACCGCAGTGGGACGGCGTGGCGCTGAACAAGAAGCGCGTCCGCCGGCTCTGGCGGGCCGAAGGACTCACGTGCAAGCCCAAGGCGCGCAAGAAGCGCCGCACCGGTCCCGGCTCCGGCGAGCACAAGCGCCTGCGGGCCGAGTACCCGATGCACGTGGTCAGCTTCGACTTCCAATCCGACGTGACTTCCTGCGGTCGGCATATCCGGTTCTTCAACGTCATCGATGAATACACCCGCACCGCCCTGGCCATCATCCCGAGACGGTCCTTCACTGCGACCGATGTGGTCGCAGTGCTGGAGGACATCATCGCCGAAACCGGCATCGTGCCGACCTATGTGCGCTCGGACAATGGTCCGGAGTTCACCGCGGCCGCGCTGATCGATTGGTGTGCCACCGCCGGAGTCGATACCGCGTTTATCGATCCGGGATCGCCCTGGCAGAACGGATTCGCCGAATCATTCAACGCCCAATTCAGGAGGGAACAACTCGCCGGAGAAATCATGGACACGATGGCCGAGGCGAAATACTTGGCCGACGAATGGAAAGAGATCTACAATAATGAACGGCCCCACGGATCCCTCGACGGACTGACACCGTCAAGACACTGGGAACGCTGGACCGCAGAGAACCAATTAGCTATCGCATAG
- a CDS encoding glycosyltransferase, translating into MTSANQKATKTLQISIIVPVYKGELWIDKCLTSLRDQTLPPEQFEIILVFNGPPDASEDIARRFSQENKALLFKFKTSPIDSAPAARNVGAASAEGDYVTWLDCDDWFSAEYLELMLKSARRGVVPMAQIVNVDQNGHEDHQNLINTSILSHDQHLIDPSKFVRGLSFMTCKLIPAWLARSVPFDETLRSGEDVALYARMYTRHPFKFNLIPAFAGAKYYRLMRDESVSRQVESMDFSVTQRLEVIKSLNETLGEARPHASGLVKSFINSQASFIRRFVQSNPAEMQAVIDRITEENYLHFPWSNWHPNVSKLVIAYNFVPYADPGAIVTAKRIRQAAEPVDVILNRMDGKRTQDQKNALISAPYVQLEKRVQTPTFFAGWSAVSAFCDAGLKTVSDWQANHGRIYRDVYSRSMWPASHFLAALVKSHNPGVNWTAEFSDPVRLDTTGNLRTSAFTQDEVSRQILETLEPVDKLLLEENLDVYFWAENLPYILADKILFTNENQLRVMVDYADPRLVPLILEKSTVSNQPTLAPMFYNLETAYVPDKSRVNLGYFGDFYSTRGLDEVIQGISTLPPEKRSSIRLHIFTSNPALAKERIAALVDSENIQINISLPYLKFLSSLRGFDCLIVNDASTSDHHSVNPYLPSKLSDYKGAGVPIWGIFEPGSVLSRTDCRFKSPIGDVDAASSVMEDLINSVSMDRI; encoded by the coding sequence ATGACATCTGCAAACCAGAAAGCAACAAAGACGCTGCAGATAAGTATCATCGTGCCCGTTTATAAAGGAGAACTTTGGATTGATAAATGTTTAACTTCGTTACGAGATCAGACACTCCCTCCCGAGCAGTTCGAAATAATACTTGTCTTCAACGGACCACCCGATGCTTCAGAGGATATAGCCCGTCGATTTTCGCAGGAGAATAAGGCTCTCCTATTTAAGTTCAAAACATCACCGATCGATTCCGCGCCGGCCGCTCGGAATGTCGGCGCGGCCTCCGCCGAGGGCGATTACGTTACATGGCTCGATTGCGATGATTGGTTCTCAGCCGAATATCTCGAGCTAATGCTTAAGAGCGCCCGTCGTGGCGTCGTTCCTATGGCCCAGATAGTCAACGTCGACCAAAATGGGCACGAAGACCACCAAAACTTGATCAATACCTCTATTCTTTCTCACGATCAACATCTAATCGATCCCAGCAAATTCGTTCGCGGGCTCTCATTCATGACATGTAAGTTAATTCCCGCTTGGTTGGCCCGTTCTGTGCCATTTGACGAAACATTACGGAGCGGAGAAGATGTCGCACTCTACGCGCGAATGTATACACGACATCCATTCAAATTCAATCTCATACCTGCGTTTGCGGGCGCTAAATACTACCGTTTGATGCGCGACGAATCAGTGTCAAGACAGGTTGAAAGTATGGACTTCTCCGTAACCCAACGGCTAGAAGTCATAAAATCACTCAATGAGACTCTTGGAGAGGCCCGTCCTCACGCGAGCGGGCTTGTCAAAAGCTTTATAAACTCTCAAGCCTCTTTCATACGCCGATTCGTTCAATCGAATCCAGCCGAGATGCAAGCGGTTATCGACCGGATCACTGAGGAAAACTATCTTCACTTCCCGTGGTCCAATTGGCACCCGAATGTCAGCAAGTTGGTAATAGCTTATAACTTCGTACCCTATGCCGATCCGGGCGCCATCGTAACCGCGAAACGAATCAGACAAGCAGCTGAACCAGTCGACGTCATACTGAACAGAATGGACGGCAAAAGAACCCAGGACCAAAAAAATGCCCTAATCTCTGCGCCATACGTGCAACTAGAAAAACGGGTTCAGACCCCGACTTTTTTTGCCGGATGGTCAGCAGTTTCAGCGTTTTGCGATGCAGGACTAAAAACTGTCTCTGACTGGCAAGCCAATCATGGTCGGATATACCGCGACGTTTATAGTCGGTCGATGTGGCCAGCGTCGCATTTCTTAGCAGCTCTAGTAAAGAGCCACAACCCAGGCGTCAACTGGACTGCAGAGTTTTCCGACCCTGTCAGATTGGACACTACCGGAAACCTACGTACATCGGCTTTCACTCAAGACGAAGTAAGCCGTCAAATTCTGGAGACTCTCGAGCCTGTTGACAAATTGTTGCTTGAAGAGAACTTGGATGTCTATTTTTGGGCCGAAAATCTGCCATACATCTTGGCCGATAAAATCCTCTTCACAAACGAGAACCAGTTACGAGTCATGGTCGACTATGCAGATCCGCGATTGGTCCCTTTGATTTTGGAGAAATCGACAGTCAGCAATCAGCCAACTCTAGCGCCGATGTTCTACAATCTCGAGACAGCCTATGTCCCGGATAAGTCTCGGGTAAATCTTGGATACTTCGGTGACTTCTATTCAACACGAGGACTCGATGAAGTTATTCAGGGAATCTCGACCCTCCCCCCTGAAAAGCGGTCGAGCATTCGTCTGCACATATTCACTTCAAATCCAGCTTTAGCTAAAGAACGGATCGCTGCTTTGGTGGATTCCGAAAATATTCAAATCAACATCTCCCTACCATATCTAAAATTCTTATCTTCTTTGAGGGGCTTTGACTGTTTGATTGTGAATGATGCGAGCACTAGCGACCACCATTCAGTGAATCCCTACCTTCCTTCGAAGTTGAGCGACTACAAAGGTGCCGGCGTCCCAATTTGGGGGATTTTTGAACCGGGCAGTGTCTTAAGTCGAACTGACTGTCGCTTCAAGTCTCCGATTGGGGACGTTGACGCCGCGTCTTCCGTGATGGAGGATCTCATCAATTCTGTCTCGATGGATCGAATCTAA
- a CDS encoding DDE-type integrase/transposase/recombinase → MSAAVDEAFTALTGLLPVRRICALTGRSPATHYRSQTPKVHGPTPRRPAPVNKLTDEEVAQVLDRLNSEEFADKAPAQAILLDQGTYLCSESSMYRILRGHGQVRERRRQATHPAKKKPELVAVKPNDVWSWDITKLPSPIRGVYYDLMVIIDLFSRYVVHWHITTRESGLGSKDFIADAVMIHGTPGVIHADRGTSMTSKPVAELMIDLGIDRSHSRPRVSNDNPYSEAAFKTTKYHHSYPGRFGSRQDAVAWANEFFLYYNFEHRHSGIGLHTPATVFDGTYAAIQGRRAAVLQDAYAATPHRFGQPPAPPAGPTAAWINQPQQSEVPTHA, encoded by the coding sequence GTGAGCGCCGCCGTGGACGAGGCCTTCACAGCCCTGACCGGGCTGCTGCCCGTGCGGAGAATCTGCGCCCTCACGGGACGGTCTCCCGCCACGCACTACCGGTCCCAGACCCCGAAGGTCCACGGGCCCACACCCCGGCGCCCGGCACCGGTAAACAAGCTCACGGATGAAGAGGTCGCGCAGGTGTTGGACCGGTTGAACAGCGAGGAGTTCGCCGACAAGGCGCCGGCCCAGGCGATCCTGCTGGACCAGGGCACCTACCTGTGCTCGGAATCAAGCATGTACCGCATCCTGCGCGGCCACGGCCAGGTGCGTGAACGCCGACGCCAGGCCACCCACCCGGCGAAGAAGAAACCCGAACTCGTCGCGGTGAAACCCAACGACGTCTGGTCCTGGGACATCACCAAACTCCCCAGCCCCATCCGGGGCGTCTACTACGACCTGATGGTCATCATTGACCTGTTCTCCCGCTACGTCGTGCACTGGCACATCACCACCCGCGAGTCCGGGCTGGGCTCCAAGGACTTCATCGCCGACGCGGTCATGATCCACGGCACCCCGGGCGTGATCCACGCCGACCGGGGGACGTCCATGACGTCCAAACCGGTCGCCGAGCTGATGATCGATCTGGGCATCGACCGCAGCCATTCACGGCCCCGCGTTTCCAACGACAACCCGTATTCCGAGGCGGCGTTCAAGACCACGAAGTATCACCACTCCTACCCGGGGCGGTTTGGCTCCCGCCAGGACGCGGTCGCCTGGGCCAACGAATTCTTCCTTTACTATAATTTCGAACACCGCCATTCCGGGATCGGGCTGCATACCCCCGCGACGGTCTTCGACGGCACCTACGCGGCCATCCAGGGCCGCCGGGCCGCGGTGCTCCAGGACGCCTACGCGGCGACCCCGCACCGGTTCGGTCAACCGCCGGCGCCGCCGGCGGGCCCCACGGCGGCGTGGATCAACCAGCCCCAACAAAGCGAGGTCCCCACACACGCCTAA
- a CDS encoding IS256 family transposase, producing the protein MALDQSALLDLLGQLKLTDVPDRIRTATETLYQQLIEAEATAFIGAAPFERSEARTTQRNGSRARTLTTTAGDLNLKIPKLRAGSFFPALLERRRRVDQALYAVVMEAYLHGVSTRKVDDLVKALGADTGISKSEVSRICEDLDHEVGAFRDRDLSGLEYPYVFLDATYCKARVGHRVVSQAIVVAFGVAADGRREVLGFDVGDSENEGFWTAFLRSLKTRGLGGVKLAISDAHSGLKKAISTVFQGAAWQRCRVHFMRNVLATAPKGSQEMVASIIRTAFAQPDAAHVHTQFDEVTRMLTKSHPKVAAMLNDAREDVLAFAGFPARHWRQIWSTNPMERVNKEIKRRTDVVGVFPNPAALLRLAGAVLVEQHDEWEAGDRRYLSEASMAELTTMNATAATPIEETVLLPELTAA; encoded by the coding sequence ATGGCTCTAGACCAGTCTGCCCTGCTTGACCTTCTTGGACAATTGAAACTCACCGACGTGCCCGATCGGATTCGTACCGCGACTGAAACCCTGTATCAGCAGCTGATCGAGGCGGAGGCGACAGCGTTCATCGGTGCTGCCCCGTTCGAACGCTCCGAGGCGCGCACGACCCAGCGCAACGGGTCCCGGGCCCGGACGTTGACGACCACCGCGGGGGATCTGAATTTGAAGATTCCCAAGCTGCGGGCGGGCTCGTTTTTCCCGGCGCTGCTGGAGCGCCGCCGCCGGGTTGATCAGGCCCTCTACGCGGTCGTGATGGAGGCCTACCTGCACGGAGTTTCCACCCGTAAGGTCGATGACCTGGTCAAGGCCCTCGGCGCGGACACCGGGATTTCCAAGTCTGAGGTGTCCAGGATCTGCGAGGACCTCGACCATGAAGTCGGTGCGTTCCGCGACCGGGACCTCTCGGGGCTGGAATACCCGTACGTGTTCCTGGACGCGACCTACTGCAAGGCCCGCGTCGGTCACCGGGTGGTGTCCCAGGCCATCGTGGTCGCTTTCGGCGTCGCCGCCGACGGGCGCCGGGAAGTCCTCGGCTTCGACGTCGGAGACAGCGAAAACGAGGGCTTCTGGACGGCGTTCCTACGCTCTCTGAAGACCCGGGGCCTGGGCGGGGTCAAGCTCGCCATCTCCGATGCTCACAGCGGGCTGAAAAAAGCCATCAGTACGGTGTTCCAAGGTGCCGCGTGGCAGCGCTGCCGGGTGCACTTCATGCGCAACGTCCTGGCGACCGCGCCGAAGGGCTCCCAGGAGATGGTCGCCTCGATCATCCGCACCGCCTTCGCCCAACCCGACGCCGCGCACGTGCACACTCAATTCGACGAAGTCACCCGGATGCTCACTAAATCCCATCCGAAGGTCGCCGCGATGCTCAACGACGCACGGGAGGATGTCCTCGCGTTCGCAGGATTCCCTGCCAGGCACTGGCGTCAGATCTGGTCCACGAACCCGATGGAGCGGGTGAACAAAGAGATCAAACGCCGCACCGACGTCGTCGGTGTCTTTCCCAACCCCGCAGCGCTCCTACGGCTCGCCGGCGCGGTCCTCGTCGAGCAGCACGACGAGTGGGAAGCCGGGGACCGACGCTACCTCTCCGAGGCGTCCATGGCCGAACTCACCACCATGAACGCGACCGCCGCCACACCGATAGAGGAGACGGTTTTGCTTCCCGAACTTACTGCAGCATAA
- a CDS encoding DUF6270 domain-containing protein produces the protein MGKSILIYGSCVSRDAYSTFGDDYALTGYVARQSMISAMSRPTTLPEVVGPPLAVQRLCDS, from the coding sequence ATGGGGAAAAGTATCTTGATTTATGGGAGTTGCGTATCCCGCGACGCATACAGCACATTCGGTGACGACTACGCTCTCACCGGATACGTTGCACGCCAATCGATGATCAGTGCGATGTCCCGCCCCACCACGCTGCCGGAAGTGGTTGGGCCCCCGTTAGCAGTCCAGCGGCTATGCGATAGCTAA
- a CDS encoding S-layer homology domain-containing protein, with amino-acid sequence MSFLTQARRIIASATAVVLLTPFLAMGSANATLPKDYAAAASGPAFSDVGSDNQFFKEINWLAGEEISTGYSDGSFRPLQPVNRDAMAAFMYRLAGSPNYTPPATSPFKDVTTRTQFYKEISWLASKKISTGYPDKTYRPLEPVNRDAMAAFMYRLAGSPTYAAPATPRFVDVGMNVQFYKEISWLAAKKISEGWPDKTYRPVQPVNRDAMAAFMYRYAGSPPTSPVTLSPVSGLTVASTTPFSVTLKWTNPSSSTYSGVLVRRALGMIAPASPTSGTVVTDVAAPKNSITNPGLKPKTTYSYALFAHDVNGKYANAANVTVTTPIDPAAGPTLSEQRAALREDIVAAKNLYVDSRPFISTLARSDGLIVKDAVANGTASLDKAAGLVSAATTQTTMTAAAQAVDAEGLRAATVKTSSSQMNTLKDLRLVQQNVAKAALADLNAGQISVSAYQATKVRAEAFTTILAADRVAQRSVIGDVAASVKLQAPTWRDELEGRSGSIPASSGWVGFMGGCALPLAESKFAPKLPASGPGIITTNKMIADANARALSDPAIATIHGQMIRGAANQAAQTLTLQQLQSNYPPRVSRLGYGWLQAGDTKARSVLRSDTKRILEAGPGSMNTLTWSHLLLAAGTANDWAPVEGLEETVLVQWIGPQTCLHADRENFVDAATNIAAIHNAATFVAAAVFLEKSPVQAAALAKESLVSVQPALNMVAADGGTQEGPGYWTYQSRALSTIYSTLPNVYATSPMTMPSLVKTANYAMNSTDPNGSPTPFADAEPDALSPLMPAWSAFTSKDAGAAAWAWKELQAKPDSQLMWWWVKPGSLPAKRSSVFPHTGLAALHLPAGSTSSTATLKGGDNSANHAHLDIGTVSFFRKGMEWSVDPGTELGSPPGYYGDSGRWNYWKPGTSAHSTLLIGQTNQPIKAKGATKLLSSLSASVDMVQALPGASSATRTVTHNATGMVVNDVMKASSGKAMTWQWVTDAVVTIDTSLNRATLKKDGQQITINFGGVPSGSKLAAVAAPGKGSDGQALTVIKMTMVNVSNLNLTATVK; translated from the coding sequence ATGTCGTTCCTTACCCAAGCACGTCGAATTATCGCTTCGGCAACTGCTGTTGTTCTTCTGACCCCGTTCCTCGCGATGGGGTCAGCGAATGCCACCCTCCCCAAGGACTACGCAGCCGCAGCGAGCGGACCGGCCTTCTCCGACGTTGGCAGTGATAATCAATTCTTCAAGGAGATCAATTGGCTCGCCGGCGAGGAAATATCCACCGGGTACTCCGACGGTTCCTTCCGTCCTCTGCAACCAGTGAACCGAGACGCTATGGCGGCGTTCATGTACCGGCTCGCGGGAAGTCCCAACTACACGCCACCCGCCACGTCCCCCTTCAAAGATGTCACTACGAGGACCCAGTTCTACAAAGAGATCAGCTGGTTAGCTTCAAAGAAGATCTCGACTGGGTACCCGGACAAAACGTACCGGCCACTTGAACCCGTAAACCGGGATGCAATGGCGGCGTTCATGTACCGCCTTGCGGGAAGTCCCACCTATGCTGCTCCAGCCACGCCGAGGTTCGTCGATGTAGGCATGAATGTCCAGTTCTATAAGGAGATCAGCTGGCTGGCAGCCAAGAAGATATCTGAGGGCTGGCCTGATAAGACGTACAGGCCTGTGCAGCCCGTCAACCGAGACGCTATGGCGGCGTTCATGTACCGGTACGCAGGCAGCCCGCCTACCAGTCCAGTAACGCTTTCACCTGTTTCGGGTCTGACGGTAGCCAGCACTACGCCTTTTTCAGTGACGTTGAAATGGACGAATCCAAGTTCTAGCACATACTCGGGAGTACTTGTCCGGCGTGCCCTGGGCATGATTGCGCCCGCTTCACCCACATCTGGCACCGTCGTAACAGATGTCGCGGCACCAAAAAACAGCATCACCAACCCTGGACTCAAGCCGAAGACCACCTACTCGTATGCCCTCTTCGCACACGATGTGAACGGCAAATATGCGAACGCCGCCAACGTGACCGTGACTACGCCTATTGATCCGGCAGCTGGACCAACGCTGAGCGAACAGCGTGCGGCTCTAAGGGAGGACATTGTGGCGGCCAAAAACCTCTACGTGGATTCCAGGCCCTTCATATCAACCTTGGCCAGGTCTGACGGCCTGATTGTGAAAGATGCAGTCGCCAACGGCACCGCAAGCTTGGACAAGGCCGCCGGTCTGGTTTCCGCAGCGACCACTCAGACCACGATGACCGCTGCGGCGCAGGCAGTCGATGCTGAGGGACTGCGGGCTGCGACTGTCAAGACCAGCTCTAGCCAGATGAATACGTTGAAAGATCTAAGGCTTGTACAGCAGAACGTTGCCAAAGCAGCATTAGCTGACCTGAATGCTGGACAGATCTCAGTATCCGCATATCAAGCGACGAAAGTTCGTGCGGAGGCCTTTACGACAATTCTGGCAGCCGACCGCGTGGCCCAGCGGAGTGTTATCGGGGATGTGGCGGCCTCGGTCAAGCTTCAGGCGCCGACCTGGCGTGATGAACTTGAGGGCCGTAGCGGCAGCATTCCTGCCTCATCTGGTTGGGTTGGGTTTATGGGTGGATGTGCTCTTCCATTGGCAGAGTCAAAGTTTGCTCCCAAACTGCCTGCAAGCGGACCAGGGATCATCACAACGAATAAAATGATTGCTGATGCCAACGCACGGGCACTTTCAGACCCCGCTATAGCGACGATTCATGGCCAAATGATCCGAGGTGCGGCAAATCAAGCGGCACAGACACTTACGTTGCAGCAGTTGCAAAGCAACTATCCGCCGAGGGTCTCGCGGCTCGGCTACGGCTGGCTGCAGGCGGGGGACACTAAGGCACGCAGTGTTTTGCGGTCGGACACCAAACGGATCCTTGAAGCGGGGCCGGGCTCGATGAACACATTGACCTGGTCACACCTTCTGCTGGCTGCAGGAACGGCAAATGATTGGGCGCCCGTCGAAGGACTGGAAGAGACCGTCTTGGTCCAGTGGATCGGCCCGCAAACCTGCTTGCATGCTGACCGGGAAAATTTTGTTGACGCCGCTACAAATATTGCCGCAATACACAACGCCGCAACTTTCGTGGCCGCCGCAGTCTTCCTTGAGAAATCGCCAGTACAGGCAGCAGCGCTAGCGAAGGAGTCTCTTGTCTCAGTGCAACCAGCGCTGAACATGGTCGCTGCTGACGGTGGGACCCAAGAAGGGCCTGGTTACTGGACATATCAAAGCCGCGCGCTATCTACTATCTATTCGACGCTGCCGAATGTGTATGCAACATCTCCAATGACCATGCCTTCACTTGTCAAGACCGCGAATTATGCAATGAATAGTACAGACCCTAATGGATCGCCGACGCCCTTTGCTGACGCCGAGCCGGATGCACTCAGTCCGCTGATGCCAGCCTGGTCTGCGTTCACTAGCAAGGACGCAGGCGCCGCAGCATGGGCATGGAAGGAGCTTCAGGCCAAGCCCGACTCCCAGCTGATGTGGTGGTGGGTCAAGCCCGGCAGTCTGCCTGCGAAACGTTCCTCGGTATTCCCGCACACCGGGTTAGCTGCGTTGCACCTACCGGCAGGGAGCACATCGTCGACGGCGACTCTCAAGGGTGGAGACAACAGTGCCAATCATGCCCACCTGGACATCGGAACTGTTTCCTTCTTCAGAAAGGGCATGGAATGGTCCGTCGATCCCGGGACAGAGCTGGGGAGCCCCCCGGGCTACTACGGCGATAGTGGTAGGTGGAATTACTGGAAGCCAGGCACTTCAGCCCACTCAACTTTGCTAATTGGTCAGACGAATCAACCCATTAAGGCAAAGGGCGCAACGAAGCTGCTTTCGTCGTTGTCAGCCTCCGTGGATATGGTTCAGGCCCTGCCTGGTGCGTCTTCAGCAACCCGGACTGTGACGCACAACGCCACGGGCATGGTGGTCAACGATGTGATGAAGGCTAGCTCCGGCAAAGCAATGACGTGGCAATGGGTTACTGACGCGGTAGTCACTATCGACACCAGCCTCAACCGGGCGACGCTAAAGAAAGACGGCCAGCAGATCACTATCAACTTCGGTGGCGTCCCATCGGGATCTAAACTGGCTGCTGTTGCTGCGCCTGGTAAGGGGTCAGACGGGCAGGCGCTGACGGTGATCAAGATGACCATGGTCAACGTGTCCAACCTGAATCTGACGGCGACAGTGAAGTAG
- a CDS encoding transposase yields MHDSAVVNRSSTMIMMKAMLVHCSPEMRRDTNKMSRPELARHLADSPPWNLFPPDDALRYLVRALAGRWLALDAESKELEGLIDILVRRIARQLLEQFGIGNDTAAEILIVAGDNPEGFRSEAAFAKLAGVAPVLTGSGMTSGKHRIDHGRHSQLNAAIYRTGIVRMRFNGPAITMSPAGLRRDGANATSSAASSATSFVRSTSSSK; encoded by the coding sequence GTGCATGATTCCGCGGTCGTCAACCGTTCCTCAACGATGATCATGATGAAAGCGATGCTCGTCCACTGCTCGCCTGAAATGCGCCGCGACACGAACAAAATGTCACGTCCCGAGCTCGCTCGACATCTCGCAGACTCACCTCCATGGAACCTGTTCCCTCCCGACGACGCGCTACGTTACTTGGTCCGCGCCCTGGCGGGACGCTGGCTCGCCCTCGACGCCGAATCCAAAGAACTCGAGGGCCTAATCGACATCCTCGTGCGTCGCATCGCCCGGCAGCTCCTCGAGCAATTCGGGATCGGAAACGACACCGCTGCCGAGATTCTTATCGTCGCCGGAGACAACCCTGAAGGGTTCCGCTCCGAAGCCGCCTTCGCCAAACTGGCCGGAGTCGCCCCGGTCCTGACGGGTTCAGGGATGACTAGCGGAAAGCATCGCATCGACCACGGCCGGCATAGCCAGCTCAACGCCGCAATCTATCGAACAGGTATTGTCAGAATGAGATTCAACGGGCCAGCCATCACTATGTCGCCCGCCGGACTGCGGAGGGACGGAGCAAACGCGACATCATCCGCCGCCTCAAGTGCTACGTCATTCGTGAGGTCTACCAGCTCATCAAAATGA
- a CDS encoding DUF6270 domain-containing protein, whose amino-acid sequence MNFLLHPLSDAKLTQSPDSYPGTQPEGAVLASGFQNRSMSGDLQSNLLPTLRRNAATTDLLLVDLTDERLGVARLADKSFVTRSKELLRTKRLDLLADKPVRFDFGICQGV is encoded by the coding sequence GTGAATTTCCTCCTGCATCCATTATCGGATGCGAAACTCACACAGTCACCGGACTCCTACCCGGGGACCCAACCAGAAGGTGCGGTGCTGGCATCAGGATTCCAAAACCGGTCCATGTCGGGCGACCTGCAATCGAACCTCCTGCCTACGCTACGCCGGAACGCTGCCACCACAGACCTACTCCTCGTTGACCTAACGGATGAGCGGTTAGGGGTGGCGCGCCTAGCTGACAAGTCATTCGTCACACGGTCAAAAGAACTACTGCGAACCAAACGCCTTGACCTACTGGCGGATAAGCCAGTGCGCTTCGACTTCGGAATCTGTCAAGGCGTTTGA